One genomic region from Prionailurus bengalensis isolate Pbe53 chromosome C1, Fcat_Pben_1.1_paternal_pri, whole genome shotgun sequence encodes:
- the LOC122479580 gene encoding olfactory receptor 2A12-like, which translates to MQDLRWGNHSSLTEFILLGFSRNTEINVILFSVFLFLYLITLLGNGLIITLIRMDSRLHTPMYFFLSVLSIMDMGYVTTTVPQMLVHLVCKEKTISYIGCVAQMYIFLMLGITESWLFAIMAYDRYVAICHPLRYKVIMSPLLCGSMVAFCGFWGISCALIYTVSTMILPYCGPNEINHFFCEVPAVLKLACADTSLNDQVDFILGFILLLVPLSLIIIVYINIFAAILRIRSAQGQLKAFSTCASHITVVTMFSIPCMVMYMRPGSESSPEEDKKLALFYNIISAFLNPIIYSLRNKDVKRAFLKVTGWGKATE; encoded by the coding sequence ATGCAAGACTTACGCTGGGGAAACCATAGCTCTCTTACTGAGTTTATTCTTTTAGGATTCTCTCGTAACACAGAGATAAATGTTATTCTATTcagtgtcttcctcttcctctacctCATCACTCTTCTGGGCAATGGGCTTATTATCACCTTGATACGCATGGACTCCCGCCTCCACAcacccatgtactttttcctcagTGTCCTATCCATTATGGATATGGGCTATGTCACCACCACAGTGCCCCAGATGCTGGTACACCTGGTTTGCAAGGAGAAGACCATCTCCTACATTGGATGTGTGGCGCAGATGTACATTTTCCTGATGCTAGGAATCACTGAGTCTTGGCTTTTTGCAATCATGGCTTATGACAGGTATGTGGCCATTTGCCATCCCCTGAGGTATAAAGTCATTATGAGCCCTTTGCTATGTGGGTCAATGGTGGCCTTCTGTGGATTCTGGGGTATCAGCTGTGCCCTGATATACACTGTCTCTACTATGATTCTTCCCTATTGTGGTCCTAATGAGATCAATCACTTCTTCTGTGAAGTACCTGCAGTCTTGAAGTTGGCCTGTGCAGACACATCTCTCAATGATCAGGTGGACTTCATCTTGGGCTTCATTCTTCTGTTGGTCCCACTCTCCCTCATCATCATTGTCTATATCAATATTTTTGCTGCCATCTTGAGAATTCGCTCAGCCCAAGGGCAGCTCAAGGCCTTTTCCACCTGTGCCTCCCACATTACTGTTGTCACTATGTTCTCTATACCATGTATGGTTATGTACATGAGACCTGGTTCTGAATCTTCCCCAGAAGAAGATAAGAAGTTGGCTTTATTCTACAACATCATCTCTGCCTTCCTCAATCCTATCATCTATAGTCTTAGGAACAAAGATGTGAAGAGAGCTTTCCTCAAAGTGACAGGCTGGGGTAAAGCAACAGAATGA